In one Balaenoptera musculus isolate JJ_BM4_2016_0621 chromosome 2, mBalMus1.pri.v3, whole genome shotgun sequence genomic region, the following are encoded:
- the ADSS1 gene encoding adenylosuccinate synthetase isozyme 1 isoform X3 — MDGISHSLGDKTTTLGSPEGAPERLHLELPGGGNNAGHTVVVDGKEYDFHLLPSGIINTKAMSFIGNGVVVHLPGLFEEAEKNEKKGLKDWEKRLIISDRAHLVFDFHQAVDGLQEVQRQAQEGKNIGTTRKGIGPAYSSKAARTGLRICDLLSDFDEFSTRFKNLAHQHQSMFPTLEIDVEGQLKKLKGFVERIRPMVRDGVYFMYEALHGAPKKILVEGANAALLDIDFGTYPFVTSSNCTVGGVCTGLGIPPQNIGEVYGVVKAYTTRVGIGAFPTEQINEIGDLLQSRGHEWGVTTGRKRRCGWLDLMILRYAHMVNGFTALALTKLDILDALDEIKVGVAYKLSGKRIPYFPANQEILQKVEVEYETLPGWKADTTGARKWEDLPPHAQSYIRFVENHVGVAVKWVGVGKSRDSMIQLF, encoded by the exons ATGGACGGCATCTCACACTCCTTGGGGGACAAGACCACCACCCTGGGCAGCCCAGAGGGGGCTCCTGAGCGCCTGCATTTAGAGCTGCCTGGA GGGGGCAACAATGCTGGCCACACCGTGGTGGTAGACGGCAAGGAGTACGACTTCCACCTGCTGCCCAGCGGCATCATCAACACCAAGGCCATGTCCTTCATTG GCAACGGAGTGGTTGTCCACTTACCAGGCTTGTTCGAAGAAgcagaaaagaatgagaagaaag GCCTGAAGGACTGGGAGAAGAGGCTCATTATCTCTGACCGGGCCCACCTCG TGTTCGATTTTCACCAGGCGGTGGATGGGCTCCAGGAGGTGCAGAGGCAGGCCCAGGAGGGCAAGAA CATCGGCACCACCAGGAAGGGGATTGGACCGGCCTACTCGTCCAAAGCGGCCCGCACGGGCCTCCGCATCTGTGACCTCCTGTCGGACTTCGACGAATTCTCCACTCG ATTCAAGAACCTGGCCCATCAGCACCAGTCCATGTTCCCCACTTTGGAAATAGATGTTGAAGGTCAACTCAAAAAGCTCAAG ggcTTCGTTGAGCGGATCCGACCCATGGTCCGAGACGGCGTTTACTTCATGTACGAGGCGCTCCACGGCGCCCCCAAGAAAATCCTCGTGGAAGGCGCCAACGCAGCCCTCCTCGACATTGACTTCG GGACCTACCCCTTTGTGACGTCATCCAACTGCACGGTGGGCGGCGTGTGCACCGGCCTGGGCATCCCCCCCCAGAACATAGGCGAGGTCTACGGCGTGGTGAAGGCCTACACCACACGCGTGGGCATCGGCGCCTTCCCCACCGAGCAGATCAAC GAAATCGGGGACCTGCTGCAGAGCCGCGGCCATGAGTGGGGTGTGACCACGGGCAGGAAGAGACGCTGTGGCTGGCTGGACCTGATGATCCTCAGATATGCCCACATGGTCAACGGATTCACTGC GCTGGCCTTAACGAAGCTGGACATCCTGGACGCCCTGGACGAGATTAAAGTCGGCGTCGCGTACAAGCTCAGCGGGAAGCGGATCCCCTACTTCCCAG CCAACCAGGAGATTCTGCAGAAGGTGGAGGTGGAGTATGAGACGCTGCCTGGGTGGAAGGCGGACACTACGGGCGCCAGGAAGTGGGAGGACCTGCCCCCGCACGCCCAGAGCTATATCCGGTTTGTGGAGAACCACGTTGGAGTGGCAG TGAAATGGGTTGGTGTTGGCAAATCCAGAGATTCGATGATCCAGCTGTTTTAG
- the SIVA1 gene encoding apoptosis regulatory protein Siva isoform X1: MPKRGCPFADAAPLQLKVRVGRRELSRGVCAERLTREIFEKTTQLLFRGAQACMDPAWEEGCAIVDTPESPKPGPTEAPRAARGQMLIGPDGRLTRSRAQASEADPAMAAAGACSSCVRAVDGKAACGQCERALCGRCVRTCCGCGAVACALCALVDVSPDPTLPELLPLGAIRGQSTLLHTWPTCSDLHEKVLCASCAMFEA; this comes from the exons ATGCCCAAGCGGGGCTGCCCCTTCGCGGACGCGGCCCCGCTGCAGCTCAAGGTGCGTGTGGGCCGGAGGGAGCTGAGTCGCGGCGTGTGCGCCGAGCGCCTCACGCGGGAGATCTTCG AAAAGACCACGCAGCTCCTCTTCCGCGGGGCCCAGGCCTGCATGGACCCCGCGTGGGAGGAAGGCTGCGCCATCGTCGACACTCCGGAGTCCCCGAAGCCTGGCCCCACGGAAGCCCCTCGGGCCGCGCGCGGGCAGATGCTGATCGGGCCCGACGGCCGACTGACCAGGAGTCGAGCCCAGGCCTCCGAGGCTG ACCCAGCCATGGCGGCGGCGGGCGCCTGCTCTTCATGCGTGCGGGCCGTGGACGGGAAGGCGGCGTGTGGCCAGTGCGAGCGGGCCCTGTGCGGGCGCTGCGTGCGCACCTGCTGCGGCTGTGGGGCAGTGGCCTGCGCCCTGTGTGCCCTCGTGGA CGTGTCTCCCGACCCGACCCTACCTGAGCTGCTGCCCCTGGGGGCCATCCGGGGCCAGTCAACCCTGCTGCACACCTGGCCGAC CTGCAGTGACCTCCACGAGAAAGTGCTGTGCGCCAGCTGCGCCATGTTCGAGGCCTGA
- the ADSS1 gene encoding adenylosuccinate synthetase isozyme 1 isoform X2, whose product MSGTRASNDRPPAAGGVKRGRLQHEAATTGSRVTVVLGAQWGDEGKGKVVDLLATDADIISRCQGGNNAGHTVVVDGKEYDFHLLPSGIINTKAMSFIGNGVVVHLPGLFEEAEKNEKKGLKDWEKRLIISDRAHLVFDFHQAVDGLQEVQRQAQEGKNIGTTRKGIGPAYSSKAARTGLRICDLLSDFDEFSTRFKNLAHQHQSMFPTLEIDVEGQLKKLKGFVERIRPMVRDGVYFMYEALHGAPKKILVEGANAALLDIDFGTYPFVTSSNCTVGGVCTGLGIPPQNIGEVYGVVKAYTTRVGIGAFPTEQINEIGDLLQSRGHEWGVTTGRKRRCGWLDLMILRYAHMVNGFTALALTKLDILDALDEIKVGVAYKLSGKRIPYFPANQEILQKVEVEYETLPGWKADTTGARKWEDLPPHAQSYIRFVENHVGVAVKWVGVGKSRDSMIQLF is encoded by the exons ATGTCGGGGACCCGAGCCTCCAACGACCGGCCCCCCGCCGCAGGCGGCGTCAAGCGGGGGCGGCTGCAGCACGAGGCGGCGACCACCGGCTCCCGGGTGACCGTGGTGCTGGGCGCGCAGTGGGGGGACGAGGGCAAAGGCAAGGTGGTGGACCTGCTGGCCACGGACGCCGACATCATCAGCCGCTGCCAG GGGGGCAACAATGCTGGCCACACCGTGGTGGTAGACGGCAAGGAGTACGACTTCCACCTGCTGCCCAGCGGCATCATCAACACCAAGGCCATGTCCTTCATTG GCAACGGAGTGGTTGTCCACTTACCAGGCTTGTTCGAAGAAgcagaaaagaatgagaagaaag GCCTGAAGGACTGGGAGAAGAGGCTCATTATCTCTGACCGGGCCCACCTCG TGTTCGATTTTCACCAGGCGGTGGATGGGCTCCAGGAGGTGCAGAGGCAGGCCCAGGAGGGCAAGAA CATCGGCACCACCAGGAAGGGGATTGGACCGGCCTACTCGTCCAAAGCGGCCCGCACGGGCCTCCGCATCTGTGACCTCCTGTCGGACTTCGACGAATTCTCCACTCG ATTCAAGAACCTGGCCCATCAGCACCAGTCCATGTTCCCCACTTTGGAAATAGATGTTGAAGGTCAACTCAAAAAGCTCAAG ggcTTCGTTGAGCGGATCCGACCCATGGTCCGAGACGGCGTTTACTTCATGTACGAGGCGCTCCACGGCGCCCCCAAGAAAATCCTCGTGGAAGGCGCCAACGCAGCCCTCCTCGACATTGACTTCG GGACCTACCCCTTTGTGACGTCATCCAACTGCACGGTGGGCGGCGTGTGCACCGGCCTGGGCATCCCCCCCCAGAACATAGGCGAGGTCTACGGCGTGGTGAAGGCCTACACCACACGCGTGGGCATCGGCGCCTTCCCCACCGAGCAGATCAAC GAAATCGGGGACCTGCTGCAGAGCCGCGGCCATGAGTGGGGTGTGACCACGGGCAGGAAGAGACGCTGTGGCTGGCTGGACCTGATGATCCTCAGATATGCCCACATGGTCAACGGATTCACTGC GCTGGCCTTAACGAAGCTGGACATCCTGGACGCCCTGGACGAGATTAAAGTCGGCGTCGCGTACAAGCTCAGCGGGAAGCGGATCCCCTACTTCCCAG CCAACCAGGAGATTCTGCAGAAGGTGGAGGTGGAGTATGAGACGCTGCCTGGGTGGAAGGCGGACACTACGGGCGCCAGGAAGTGGGAGGACCTGCCCCCGCACGCCCAGAGCTATATCCGGTTTGTGGAGAACCACGTTGGAGTGGCAG TGAAATGGGTTGGTGTTGGCAAATCCAGAGATTCGATGATCCAGCTGTTTTAG
- the SIVA1 gene encoding apoptosis regulatory protein Siva isoform X2 yields the protein MPKRGCPFADAAPLQLKVRVGRRELSRGVCAERLTREIFEKTTQLLFRGAQACMDPAWEEGCAIVDTPESPKPGPTEAPRAARGQMLIGPDGRLTRSRAQASEADPAMAAAGACSSCVRAVDGKAACGQCERALCGRCVRTCCGCGAVACALCALVDCSDLHEKVLCASCAMFEA from the exons ATGCCCAAGCGGGGCTGCCCCTTCGCGGACGCGGCCCCGCTGCAGCTCAAGGTGCGTGTGGGCCGGAGGGAGCTGAGTCGCGGCGTGTGCGCCGAGCGCCTCACGCGGGAGATCTTCG AAAAGACCACGCAGCTCCTCTTCCGCGGGGCCCAGGCCTGCATGGACCCCGCGTGGGAGGAAGGCTGCGCCATCGTCGACACTCCGGAGTCCCCGAAGCCTGGCCCCACGGAAGCCCCTCGGGCCGCGCGCGGGCAGATGCTGATCGGGCCCGACGGCCGACTGACCAGGAGTCGAGCCCAGGCCTCCGAGGCTG ACCCAGCCATGGCGGCGGCGGGCGCCTGCTCTTCATGCGTGCGGGCCGTGGACGGGAAGGCGGCGTGTGGCCAGTGCGAGCGGGCCCTGTGCGGGCGCTGCGTGCGCACCTGCTGCGGCTGTGGGGCAGTGGCCTGCGCCCTGTGTGCCCTCGTGGA CTGCAGTGACCTCCACGAGAAAGTGCTGTGCGCCAGCTGCGCCATGTTCGAGGCCTGA
- the ADSS1 gene encoding adenylosuccinate synthetase isozyme 1 isoform X1 — MSGTRASNDRPPAAGGVKRGRLQHEAATTGSRVTVVLGAQWGDEGKGKVVDLLATDADIISRCQGGNNAGHTVVVDGKEYDFHLLPSGIINTKAMSFIGNGVVVHLPGLFEEAEKNEKKGLKDWEKRLIISDRAHLVFDFHQAVDGLQEVQRQAQEGKNIGTTRKGIGPAYSSKAARTGLRICDLLSDFDEFSTRFKNLAHQHQSMFPTLEIDVEGQLKKLKGFVERIRPMVRDGVYFMYEALHGAPKKILVEGANAALLDIDFGTYPFVTSSNCTVGGVCTGLGIPPQNIGEVYGVVKAYTTRVGIGAFPTEQINEIGDLLQSRGHEWGVTTGRKRRCGWLDLMILRYAHMVNGFTALALTKLDILDALDEIKVGVAYKLSGKRIPYFPANQEILQKVEVEYETLPGWKADTTGARKWEDLPPHAQSYIREMGWCWQIQRFDDPAVLDKDRADPGRPRPRQQPQ, encoded by the exons ATGTCGGGGACCCGAGCCTCCAACGACCGGCCCCCCGCCGCAGGCGGCGTCAAGCGGGGGCGGCTGCAGCACGAGGCGGCGACCACCGGCTCCCGGGTGACCGTGGTGCTGGGCGCGCAGTGGGGGGACGAGGGCAAAGGCAAGGTGGTGGACCTGCTGGCCACGGACGCCGACATCATCAGCCGCTGCCAG GGGGGCAACAATGCTGGCCACACCGTGGTGGTAGACGGCAAGGAGTACGACTTCCACCTGCTGCCCAGCGGCATCATCAACACCAAGGCCATGTCCTTCATTG GCAACGGAGTGGTTGTCCACTTACCAGGCTTGTTCGAAGAAgcagaaaagaatgagaagaaag GCCTGAAGGACTGGGAGAAGAGGCTCATTATCTCTGACCGGGCCCACCTCG TGTTCGATTTTCACCAGGCGGTGGATGGGCTCCAGGAGGTGCAGAGGCAGGCCCAGGAGGGCAAGAA CATCGGCACCACCAGGAAGGGGATTGGACCGGCCTACTCGTCCAAAGCGGCCCGCACGGGCCTCCGCATCTGTGACCTCCTGTCGGACTTCGACGAATTCTCCACTCG ATTCAAGAACCTGGCCCATCAGCACCAGTCCATGTTCCCCACTTTGGAAATAGATGTTGAAGGTCAACTCAAAAAGCTCAAG ggcTTCGTTGAGCGGATCCGACCCATGGTCCGAGACGGCGTTTACTTCATGTACGAGGCGCTCCACGGCGCCCCCAAGAAAATCCTCGTGGAAGGCGCCAACGCAGCCCTCCTCGACATTGACTTCG GGACCTACCCCTTTGTGACGTCATCCAACTGCACGGTGGGCGGCGTGTGCACCGGCCTGGGCATCCCCCCCCAGAACATAGGCGAGGTCTACGGCGTGGTGAAGGCCTACACCACACGCGTGGGCATCGGCGCCTTCCCCACCGAGCAGATCAAC GAAATCGGGGACCTGCTGCAGAGCCGCGGCCATGAGTGGGGTGTGACCACGGGCAGGAAGAGACGCTGTGGCTGGCTGGACCTGATGATCCTCAGATATGCCCACATGGTCAACGGATTCACTGC GCTGGCCTTAACGAAGCTGGACATCCTGGACGCCCTGGACGAGATTAAAGTCGGCGTCGCGTACAAGCTCAGCGGGAAGCGGATCCCCTACTTCCCAG CCAACCAGGAGATTCTGCAGAAGGTGGAGGTGGAGTATGAGACGCTGCCTGGGTGGAAGGCGGACACTACGGGCGCCAGGAAGTGGGAGGACCTGCCCCCGCACGCCCAGAGCTATATCCG TGAAATGGGTTGGTGTTGGCAAATCCAGAGATTCGATGATCCAGCTGTTTTAGACAAAGACAGAGCTGATCCCGGCAGGCCACGTCCACGCCAGCAGCCACAGTAG